One stretch of Muribaculum intestinale DNA includes these proteins:
- a CDS encoding dihydroorotase yields MNSTIIYNGTIINEGHSFKGYLIFDDRGIIRRVCHGTPANEIIANCTDSFDAGGCIVIPGVIDDQVHFRDPGLTHKGDIATESQAAAAGGVTSFMDMPNTKPPTVTTDALRSKLMRGREVSAVNYAFFIGATNDNLDTLLKTDFTRCPGVKLFLGSSTGNMLVDNEKALNRIFARVPAVIAVHSEDEATICANRERISAEYPDGVHIALHPEIRSREACILSTGKAIRRARKYGSRLHVLHVSTAEEAAMFSNRPLADKRITAEVSVHHLWFCDRDYERLGARIKMNPAIKTSADRDALRKALSDGRIDIVATDHAPHLLVEKEGDALTATSGAPMVQFSLPVMLEMADMGIFTRELVVEKMCHAPARLFGIRRRGFLRKGFAADIAVVRTGTSYTVTDDMALSRCGWTPLAGTTLHNQVIATWVDGKPVWRDGKILAETRGQAIRFELRKTR; encoded by the coding sequence ATGAACAGTACAATAATATATAACGGGACTATCATAAACGAAGGCCATAGTTTCAAGGGATATCTGATTTTTGATGACCGTGGAATAATACGTAGGGTCTGTCATGGTACACCTGCCAATGAAATTATAGCAAACTGTACCGATTCATTTGATGCCGGCGGATGTATTGTAATTCCCGGCGTTATCGATGACCAGGTTCATTTCCGTGACCCGGGGCTGACACATAAGGGTGATATCGCTACTGAATCGCAGGCTGCCGCCGCCGGAGGTGTCACTTCATTCATGGATATGCCCAACACTAAACCTCCGACAGTAACGACCGATGCATTACGAAGCAAGCTGATGCGAGGTAGGGAAGTGTCTGCGGTGAACTATGCTTTTTTCATAGGAGCCACAAACGACAATCTGGACACTCTTCTGAAAACCGATTTCACAAGATGTCCGGGTGTGAAACTGTTTCTCGGATCTTCTACGGGAAATATGCTTGTTGACAACGAGAAGGCTTTAAATAGAATTTTCGCGCGTGTACCGGCTGTTATTGCCGTACACTCAGAGGATGAAGCCACCATATGTGCTAACCGTGAACGTATTTCTGCCGAGTATCCGGATGGAGTCCATATTGCTCTTCATCCGGAAATCCGCTCTCGGGAGGCTTGTATACTCAGTACCGGGAAAGCTATTAGACGGGCTCGTAAGTATGGTAGCCGCCTGCATGTGCTGCATGTGAGTACTGCGGAGGAAGCTGCGATGTTTTCAAATCGTCCATTGGCGGATAAGCGTATTACGGCAGAGGTTTCGGTGCATCATCTTTGGTTCTGTGACCGGGATTACGAACGTCTTGGCGCTCGGATAAAGATGAATCCGGCCATCAAGACGTCGGCGGACCGTGATGCACTGCGCAAGGCGTTGTCCGACGGGCGTATCGACATTGTGGCCACTGACCATGCTCCACATTTGCTTGTGGAAAAAGAAGGCGACGCCCTTACAGCAACTTCAGGTGCACCAATGGTGCAGTTTTCTCTCCCGGTGATGCTTGAGATGGCAGATATGGGTATATTCACACGCGAGCTTGTTGTAGAAAAAATGTGCCATGCTCCCGCGCGTCTGTTCGGTATACGACGTCGTGGTTTTTTGCGCAAGGGATTTGCGGCCGATATAGCGGTAGTGCGTACCGGCACATCCTATACCGTGACCGATGATATGGCGCTCAGCCGATGTGGATGGACTCCGCTTGCCGGAACTACTCTCCATAATCAGGTGATTGCAACATGGGTTGACGGTAAACCTGTTTGGCGGGACGGAAAGATACTTGCAGAGACCCGAGGTCAGGCCATACGTTTTGAATTGCGCAAAACAAGATAA
- a CDS encoding polyprenol monophosphomannose synthase has product MSESTSVVIIPTYNECENAAAIIEAVLSLATPMDVLVVDDGSPDGTAAIVKSKQTEHPGRIHLIERSGKLGLGTAYITGFRWALEHGYEYIFEMDADFSHNPLDLEKLYSACANGADVAVGSRYVTGVNVVNWPMSRVLMSYFASKYVRLITGMPVHDTTAGFVCYRRRVLEAMELDKIRFKGYAFQIEMKFTARQLGFRIEEVPIIFVNRVLGTSKMSSGIFSEAMFGVIRLKIDSWFRKYPGK; this is encoded by the coding sequence ATGTCAGAATCCACCTCGGTAGTTATCATACCTACTTATAATGAGTGTGAGAATGCCGCCGCCATCATAGAGGCTGTACTTTCACTGGCGACTCCGATGGATGTCCTTGTAGTTGATGACGGCTCGCCTGACGGCACTGCCGCCATTGTGAAGAGCAAACAGACCGAGCATCCGGGACGCATTCACTTAATTGAGCGTTCCGGCAAACTCGGACTCGGCACCGCGTATATAACCGGATTTCGCTGGGCTCTTGAACATGGTTATGAATATATATTTGAGATGGATGCGGACTTCTCGCATAATCCTCTTGACTTGGAGAAACTGTATTCTGCATGCGCTAATGGTGCGGATGTTGCGGTAGGGTCGAGATATGTCACCGGGGTGAATGTAGTGAACTGGCCGATGAGCCGTGTTCTTATGTCATATTTTGCATCAAAATATGTCCGATTGATTACCGGTATGCCGGTACATGACACTACTGCCGGATTTGTATGCTATCGGAGACGTGTTCTTGAGGCTATGGAGCTTGACAAAATACGCTTTAAGGGCTATGCGTTTCAGATTGAGATGAAGTTCACCGCCCGGCAGTTGGGTTTCCGTATCGAAGAAGTGCCTATAATTTTTGTCAATCGGGTGCTGGGAACAAGCAAGATGAGTTCGGGAATATTCTCGGAGGCTATGTTTGGTGTGATACGCTTGAAGATTGACAGTTGGTTTAGAAAATATCCGGGAAAATGA
- a CDS encoding pyridoxal phosphate-dependent aminotransferase translates to MEHISDRVNALAPSQTLAMSQKSQELKARGVDVINLSVGEPDFNTPNHIKTAAVKAIDNNFSFYTPVPGYMSLRKAISETLKKENGIDFAPEQIVVSGGAKQSLCNVVLAVVNPGDEVVIPTPAWVSYVEMVNLAGGKSVEVPATIENDFKITPEQLRSALTPRTRLIMFNSPSNPTGSVYSREELQALVDVLADYPDVLVLSDEIYEHINFTGSFTSMASFEAIADRTAIVNGVSKAYAMTGWRIGFLAAPLWLAKATSKLQSQYTSGACSIAQKAAEAAYTGPQECVEDMRKAFERRRDLIVGLARTIPGWKVNEPQGAFYLFPEVSRYFGKRNGDYVINNDSDLAMYLLQEAHVATVAGSAFCAPGYIRMSYATSDDNIREAMERIKSALALLV, encoded by the coding sequence ATGGAACATATCTCAGACCGTGTAAATGCGTTGGCTCCTTCACAGACCCTTGCCATGTCGCAGAAAAGTCAGGAACTGAAGGCCCGGGGCGTGGATGTTATCAATCTCTCTGTTGGAGAACCCGATTTTAACACACCTAACCATATCAAGACTGCCGCTGTCAAGGCTATTGACAACAATTTCTCTTTCTATACTCCGGTTCCCGGATATATGTCATTGCGTAAGGCAATATCTGAAACTCTTAAGAAAGAGAATGGCATTGACTTTGCTCCGGAACAGATTGTTGTCAGTGGCGGAGCAAAACAGTCGTTATGCAACGTAGTGCTCGCAGTAGTAAATCCTGGCGACGAGGTGGTGATTCCTACTCCTGCATGGGTAAGCTATGTAGAGATGGTAAATCTCGCCGGAGGAAAGAGCGTAGAGGTTCCTGCTACTATTGAGAATGATTTTAAGATTACTCCGGAGCAGTTGCGTTCAGCGTTAACTCCGCGCACACGCCTTATAATGTTCAACTCGCCAAGCAATCCTACCGGAAGCGTGTATAGCCGCGAGGAGCTTCAGGCTCTTGTTGATGTGCTTGCCGATTATCCTGATGTGTTGGTGCTGTCGGATGAGATTTACGAACACATCAACTTTACAGGCTCCTTTACTTCCATGGCTTCATTTGAAGCTATTGCCGACCGTACTGCTATTGTCAACGGTGTGTCAAAAGCATATGCTATGACCGGATGGCGTATCGGATTCCTTGCCGCTCCGCTGTGGCTTGCGAAGGCTACCTCCAAACTGCAAAGCCAGTACACTTCAGGAGCATGTTCTATAGCCCAGAAAGCTGCTGAGGCTGCCTATACCGGACCACAGGAGTGTGTTGAGGATATGCGCAAGGCGTTTGAGCGTCGTCGCGACCTCATTGTCGGACTTGCGCGTACAATCCCGGGGTGGAAAGTCAACGAACCTCAGGGCGCATTCTATCTTTTTCCGGAAGTCTCAAGATATTTTGGCAAACGCAATGGTGATTATGTCATAAATAACGATTCGGATTTGGCCATGTATCTGCTTCAGGAAGCACACGTGGCAACTGTTGCCGGATCTGCGTTCTGTGCTCCGGGGTATATCCGTATGAGCTATGCCACATCCGACGACAATATCCGTGAAGCTATGGAGCGCATAAAAAGCGCACTTGCTCTTCTCGTATAA